A stretch of the Nothobranchius furzeri strain GRZ-AD chromosome 5, NfurGRZ-RIMD1, whole genome shotgun sequence genome encodes the following:
- the cox6b2 gene encoding cytochrome c oxidase subunit 6B2 produces the protein MADVIDEKIKNYRTAPFDARFPNTNQTRNCYQNYLDFHRCNKALTSKGQDVSPCVWYQRVYQSLCPVSWVSKWDEQIEDGSFPGKI, from the exons ATGGCTGACGTTATCGATGAGAAGATCAAAAACTACAGGACGGCTCCGTTTGACGCCCGCTTTCCCAACACCAACCAGACCCGCAACTGCTACCAGAACTACCTGG ATTTCCATCGGTGCAACAAGGCCTTGACATCCAAAGGCCAGGATGTGTCCCCCTGTGTGTGGTACCAGAGGGTTTACCAAAGCCTCTGTCCTGTCAGCTGG GTGTCTAAATGGGATGAGCAGATAGAAGATGGGAGTTTCCCTGGAAAGATCTGA